The stretch of DNA AAAAAAGACCTTCAGACCGGTGTCGAGGGTGTTAATGGACATGGAGTACTCCGGACCGAGCAGTTCCATAGACAGCCGGAGACCTGCCCCAACGAAGCACCAGGACGTGGTCGTTTCAACGACCAGTTTTTCGCCGTCTTCTGATTTGTATTCGATGAGCGAACGGGCAAAATCTTCGGCGGGACTCTTGAGATAGTCTGTTTTTCCACCGCTTTTGACGGAAAGCATCTCTGCATATTCCGGGCGCTGCCATTTCAGGCACGTGGTGTAGGCACTGACCAGCACAGGTGTCAGGAACTCACGGTTGGCACCGGGAGGCGTCAACATAAATCGCGCTTCCTCCACGGAGTGGCACATCATGTCGTTTAAGACACCCCCGCCCTGAAGTTCGCCCTCCCAGAACCACGGCATGTGAGGACCGCTGTGTTCCTCGGCAGCCCGGGAAAGATAGGGAGGACCACTGATGCTTGCGCCCCGAGACCAGATGATTTCCTTACCCCGGGTGACCGCAGGAGCAAATACCTGGTTTTCCAGGTACCCGTCGAGGAGATTGGCCTTCTGCACGAGTTCAAGCATCTTACGAGCCTCAGGCACATTCCTGCCCAATGGCTTTTCACAGGCAACTCCAATTAATTCCCCCTTTCCTCGCTCCACAGCTTGAACAATTTCCTCCATCACCTCAACACGGGTGAAGTTGGGAGAACATATCCAGAGGGCGTCGATGGCAGGGTCTGCCACCATATCGGTGATGGAACCGTATACCTTTGCATCTCCGACATCGACTTTCTTGGAGAGGGCCGCTGCCTCTTCAGCAGACTTTTTCGTCCTGGAAACGATACCCATAACGTCCACATTGCGAACGCCAATGAGAGATTGAATATGAAACCTTGAAACAAAACCGCTGCCTATCAGCCCAACACCTAATCTTCTCTTTACCATAACGCACCTCGCAATTACGCTTTGAGTGAATGCATTACACAACATACCGTAGGAGACATGCGTTCCTTACGTTTCCACTTGCTCTTCTCGGAAGAACAGGAGAAAGGCGACTGCGGAGAGTACCGTAATTCCGCAGGGGACAAGAAATACTCCTGTCCAGTTTGTCCCCATCTCTGTGGTAAAATATGTTTTAATCCAACCGGCGAAAAGGCTTCCGACGTAATTCCCGATTCCGTAGGTGACCAGCGTGATAAGACTCTGGGCTGAATGCCGGATATCGTTCGGTGCCACCGTGTCAGAATAGATAAATGCCGCTACAAAGAAGAAAACGAAGCAGAAACCATGCAGGGACAATGACGCAATCACCAGCCAGGGAGGAGAACCGATGGCAAAAATGATGTATCGAGCTGGCCAGGCTAACACACCAATCACCAGTATTTTCCGGATGCCAAGCTTCGGTAGCCAACGGGGAAGTAGAATTGCCATTACGAGAATTTCGGCGACTTGAGCAATCACCATCACACCCGGAATCTTTGAACTCGAAAGACCTATTTTTTCTGAAGCCAAGAATGGAGCCGTAAGAATGTAATAGAACATCAGTTCGGTGGCTACCACAAATGAAATGATTATGAACACTGCAAAATTCTTATTTTTCAACATCTTGAGGGCTTCAAGAAATGCCCAGGGTTTCGCCCCTTCTTTTTTTGGAGGAGTGTCCGGTAAGGTGAAAGACTGAAGGCCCATAATGATCGAAAAGATTCCAGCCAGGAGCAGAGTGTCTCCCTGAAAGGCAATCGCCTCTGTGGAAGATGAAAGGATTCTCCATCCAGATAATACAAGTCCGGAAACTATCCACCCGATGGTTCCCCATACTCGTATCTGCCCGAATTCTTTCTCCGACTGTTCAAGATTTATGAAAGCTATTGAGTTGGTCAAGGCAAGTGTTGGCGCATAGGTCAGACAGTAGACAAGCATCAGCCACGTCATGAGTACGTAGTCAGAGATGGTCGACACGTAAATGAGCATTGCTCCTCCGGAAAGCTGGAGAAAAGCGATCAGTTTCTGTGAGGAGAAATACCTGTCCGCGATTTGTCCGCCAACAAAGGGTGCAATGATGGTGGCAAGAGGCAGAAGGCTATAGATGACACCTATCTGGATTCCGGTGAAGCCGAGTGTGTTGGTCAAATACTCTGAAAGCACAGGGTACCAGGCACCCCAGATGGCATACTGGAGAAACATCATGATACCCAGTCGAGTTTTCACATTCATCTCTCACCCTCCTTGGTCTTTGATCTATGGGTTAATTGAGTAATGCTCCTCCGCATTTTACATGCTTCGGACAGGGAGTGATTCACGTCTTGTTTGGAGTGAAAATGGTAGCCCTACGGGTACTCTTTCCCTTTTCTGGCCAAGGGCTGTGTCACAAATGCCCGTCAATTCAGGCGACGAAGGTAATAATCCATTGTTTTGATACGGATTCGACCTGGTCTATTGATAAGGAACAACTTAGCCTGGGGCTCATTTTATGAAAACCATCTTGTGGCCAAGAATGAAACCACCGGCATGTAAGGTGTACAGATATACACCTGAACTCACAAAGATACCATCATCATTTGTACCATCCCAAGTGATTCTTCTGTAACCGGGCTGTACTACCTGGTTCACTAACGATCTCACTCTTTTCCCCAATGGATCGTAGATCTTAACAGATACATACAATTCTTCAGGCAGTTCATAATAGATGGTGGTCGTTCGATTGAACGGATTTGGATAATTCTGAAGTAACTGTGCTGAATGTGCCACAGGAGGTTTCCTGTCAGGGATATCTATCAGATGATCGGGAAGGTGATTGTCCATCCACTTCAATCGCGATGTTATCCAATCCCTGAGATAGTGAACCTCGTGCTCGTAAGTTTGACCAATGAAAGCATTTGGCCAAACATAAGTACCGAGAACAGGCCACCGGTCAAAATTCCTTTTCTCTGCTTCCGACAAATACGTTGTCATTGAATCAATGACGCTGAAGAGACGGGTCTCAGAGAGCACATCAAGTCTAAGATTCAGCCACCGATAATTCAGGATACTAATGAAGGTTGTATCCTGACAGATGCGGGACCACCAGAACGGGATTTGTGAGAAATCATAGGGTTGATTAAACTCGAGTTGCCACCCTTCTGTCGATGACCCTTCAAAGTAATTGGCATTACCAAAAGCCAGATTGAAATCCCAGACAGGCCCCATCGTTAGTTTTCCACCTCGACTGTCCCTATCTTTATACATGAAGGTGCTCAATCGATAACCATCGATGTTCTTTGTGACCTCATTAACGATAATGAAATCGACAAAAGAACTCACGTCGATTATGTTTGCGTATCCGGACTGTGGTTCGGCGTAGTTCTCGCTGGCCATAGTGTTTTCGAAATGGCCGATAAAGTCCTGAATATAGCGTTCCTGTTCTGGTGTGATTTCATCTGGCTTCGGGTAGTGATACTGATAGTAGATTCGTTGCCAGGCATTAGGATAAGGATGATATGGTGAATACCAACCGCCAACGTTTTCTCCGGCCAGTTTATCGATCTTAAGTATATACCCTCCCGTTAATTCGCTGCCCCCAACATTTTCGGTTTCAAGTCTGGCGATATTCACCCGATTTGAATCGCGTTTGATTTTCTCCATCAGAACATATACGCCCCTATAGTCACCGTTTAACATCAATTCACAGAAGAGACTTCGACTGGCGTACCGGTCCATTCTGCGGCTGATTTCGTAAGTTAAAGCGTTACGTATTAGAGACTTATCGCTGTAGGGTGCATACAAAATCCAGTCATTTTCAGGAGGCAATCCCAGTAGTGATACATTTAGATTGTCGCCATTTTCATCCTGTGTTTCCAAAGCATATTGTTTCTTTGGGAACATCTGTGCACTGGAGCCACGGATTTCAATGTTGATCTGACCGTCATAGTCGTTATAGGAGTCGGTCAGGTAGTTTCTCTGTCCCGGTCCATTATCGATAACGCCCATATGGGCGACAATTCTAGTTTCATCGACGATATCTTGTCCGTATGTATTAATAATGACGATTGGCAGATTGGAGGAAACAAAGAAGCTGTCTTGGTCTTTTGCATGGGAAAGCACCGCTGGCAAAAGAATAATAAGAATTATCTTAGAAAGAGAATACTGGCCAACTGACACCCGCACATTCGAATTTACATACATATAGCTTTCATAATGACAATTGGATTGTTTCAAGCCGGATGTCGCAGTAACAGGTGGTGGTTGCAAAAGCTTGACCATCCACGAATGATGTTGTGAACGCAATTAACGGAATATTTACCATAGCTGTTGTATTTTCCGGATAGATTTCACGCTGATGAGCTAACGTGATACCAAAGACTTGAGCACCCCAGTCATGTTTACCCGAATTAAGAAAACTTCGATGCGATATAACACTTAACAATTTTGATAAAGAGGAGCTGTCATGGGAAAAAGAACGTTCACTAGACGCCAGGTTCTCGCGACCACGTCTCTGGGAGCACTTGCAACTATTACAAATTGGCCATTCAAATCCATCTTCATAACAGGGAAAGACAACAGCAAACTTGCTATACTCGGCGGCAAGCCAGTTCGCACTGAACGTTGGCCGAAATGGCCGATTTGGGACCGGAAGGCAGAAAACGACATTATCGACGTGTTGCGCAGCGGTAAGTGGTGGCGAGGCAGTGGTGGCCACGTGGTCGAATTTGAAAAGCAATATGCCGAACTTTTGGGTGCGAAACGTTGTCTGACAACTGCCAGTGGGACGACAGCCCTTCTTGTGGCGCTGCACGTGCTTGGCGTGGATGCCGGCGATGAGGTGTTGGTTTCACCCTATACGTTCATTGCCAGTTACAACGTCATCCTCCTCTCTAAAGCCCTGCCGGTATTTGTGGATACCGATCCGGAAACATTTACCATGGACGCAGACAAAATTGAGGAGCGAATCAACGACCGCACTACCGCCATCCTCCCGGTACACATTTATGGTCTACCTGTCAACATGGACCGGGTAAACGAAATCGCCAGAAAACACAACCTAAGAGTAATCGAAGATGCCTGCCAGGCCTGGCTTGCAGAGTATCGAAACAAGAAGGTGGGTACGCTTGGTGATCTCGGCTGCTTCAGTTTCCAAAATTCCAAACACCTCCCTACAGGGGAAGGAGGGGCCATAGTCGGCGATGATGGCGAGATTATGGACCGCTGTCATTCATTCCACAACTGCGGCCGGCCTTTTGGCAGTGTCAAGGCCACCACGCCATACCCAACGCGCGGGAGTAACCGCCGGATGCAACAGTTCCAGGCTGTTATGCTCATGTCACAGATGAAACGTATCCAAAAGGATGCTGACCTTCGTCTCGAAAACGCCCTCTATGTGAACTCGAAAATCGAGGAAATACCTGGCATCATTCCTTACAAACTGGCAGATGGCGCTACCCGCTCAGCCTATCATTATTACCCGTTCCGGTACAAGAAGGAGTTTTTCAACAACGCGCCGAGAAAGAAATTCCTGGAAGCCCTGAACGCCGAGGGCATCCCCTGCTGGGGCGGCTATGGACCGCAAAACAAATACGGATTAATCCAGGAGGCATTGAACTCGAGAGGGTATAAAAGGTTGTTCTCAGAGGAAAGGCTCCGGCGCTTTCGAAAAGAGAACCATCTGCCTGGGAATGACCAGCTCTGTCAGGAGGCTGTCTGCTTCGAGCAAAACATGTTACTTGGCAACAAGCGCGACATGGATGATATTGCGACCGCCATTTTGAAGATCTACCAAAACCGGGATAAGCTGGTGTAGATTTTATGCTAAATCTGAATGTGGTGACACTGTCTATTTTGCGAGGTTTAGTCTGAGTGATAAGAAATGCAAAAACTGGCGTGGTTGTAGAATTCGGAATACTGTTTCTTGTGTTCGCTTTTGTTTTGCCCACAACACCAGCACTGGTGCAGATGGGTAAGATCACAGGCCAGCTCACGAGCGCAGCTACCAGAAAGCCTCTTCCAGGAGCTAACGTCTTACTCGTGGGAACTGACCTGGGCACAACGACAGACCAAGAAGGATACTACAGGATCACCCGTGTGCCGCCTGGTAGCTACGATATACAGATTACATTCGTAGGATACACACGGACCATTGTAGAGGACGTAAAGGTCAATATTTATCTAACAACAACCATTAATTTCAATTTGAAGCTGGAGGTGTTGGAGGGGCAAGAAGTGACGATTACAACGGCTCAGCCGGTCGTACAGATGGATGTTGCTGCACACCTGACAAACTTGGACGCCAAAGAAGTTGAGAATCTGCCCATTGCGACTATCGAAGACGGCGTCCGCCTGCGGGCGGGGAGTGTAAACCATGTCTGCAAAGAGGTCATGCAAATTGAAAAAACAGATGGACAAGGAAAGACGCTATCGATAATATCGTGCAGATGGGAGATTTCCTGGGTACCGGGAATCCAACCTGAATAATTCGCCACCAAGAACACCAAGGATGAGGTGTTTAAGTATTAAGGAGACAAGTTGCAGAACACTCAAACACATGAACAGTCGAACACCTGAACACATGAAGACTCGAGAACTCAAGCTGAATTAAGAAAGGAGTAAGGAGATGATCAGGAGGAAATATTCAAAGACTTTGAGTTATCGCCTCTCACTGGTGGCCTTTCTGTTGCTTCTCACTCTTCCAAATTGTGCAGAAAAGCCACCTCAGGTATCGCCAGATTTTGAGGATCTGGATGAAGCCCTTTATGGAGACGCCAGCAGGCCGGCTGATGAACGAATTGACGATCTGCTGAGTCGAATGACCTTGGACGAAAAAGTGGGCCAGATGACACAGGTGGGCCGACAATTTCTCAACGACGAGGAGGATATCGGAATCTATTTCCTAGGCTCTCTACTCAGCGGTGGAGGCTCAACTCCGGAGGTCAATGAGCCAGCGGCTTGGGCAGAAATGTACGATCGATTCCAGGGTGCTGCCCTTTCAACCCGCTTGGGAATTCCCCTTATTTACGGAATAGATGCGGTTCACGGTAATAACAACGTCCGAGGTGCAACTATTTTTCCTCACAATATCGGTCTCGGGTGCGCAAACAATCCGGATCTGGTCAGGAGAGTGGCCAGAGCGACGGCTTTGGAAGTGGCGGCGACCGGAGTCGACTGGACATTCGGTCCCTGTATTGCTGTGCCGCGGGATGAACGGTGGGGGAGAACATATGAAGGTTTTGCCGAGGAACCTCAAATCGTATCCCGCCTTGCCGAAGCAGCCGTCTTGGGTCTTCAATCGGACCAGTTGGACAACCCCTCGACCATTCTGGCCTGCGCAAAACACTTCGTTGGTGATGGTGGAACGACGTGGGGAACAGGAATGGATGGTAAGTCGGATCGTGGCGATGCGCAAATCTCCGAGGAAGAGCTCAGAAGGATACATCTGCCGGGGTATGTGGCGGCGATAGAAGCAGGCGTTGGTTCCATCATGGCATCGTTCAATAGCTGGAATGGCGAAAGATGTCATGGAAGTAGGTACCTGTTAACTGACCTGCTGAAAGGCGAACTTGGATTCGAGGGGTTTGTTGTATCCGATTGGGAAGGAATTGATCAGCTGGAAGGTGACTACAAGTCGAATATCGTTACTTCCATTAATGCTGGAATTGATATGGTGATGGTTCCGGGTGCCGTCAAATGGGGTGGTCAATCGTATGTGGATTTCATAAAGTTGTTGAAGGAAGCCGTTGCAGAGGGGTCCATACCGACGGATCGGGTGGATGATGCGGTCAGGCGAATTTTGCGTCTGAAATTCAAGATGGGACTGTTTGAAGCTCCCTTCTCGGATAGTTCTCTTCTTGGTTCGGTTGGGAGTGACGAACACCGCGCGCTGGCCCGGGAAAGCGTTCGGGAATCCATTGTCTTACTGAAAAATGATGACGGTTTGTTACCCTTGTCCAAAGATCTAAACCGAATACATGTTGCCGGAAAGAATGCGAATGATCTGGGACATCAATGCGGCGGGTGGACCATTTCCTGGCAGGGAGATAGCGGTCGAATTACGGAAGGGACGACGGTCATTGAAGGCATTCAACAAATCGTCTCAGCAACAACTACGGTCACATTTTCTGAAGATGGGAGCGGGGCGGAAGGGGCCGATGCAGGTGTCGTCGTTATCGGCGAAACTCCTTATGCGGAAGGGGAAGGTGACAGAGAAGATCTCTCTCTGGATCAGAGAGACATTGATGCTATAGAGAGGGTTAAAGGTGCGGGAATTCCCGTTGTTGTCATCATCATTTCCGGCAGACCGTTAATCATTGAAGCGGAGTTGGATAACTGGGAAGCTCTTATTGCAGCCTGGCTACCGGGAACGGAGGGTCAAGGGGTAGCCGATGTCTTATTTGGTGACTACGATCCTACGGGCAAGCTGTCCATTTCGTGGCCGCGAACGATGTCACAAATCCCCATCAATATAGGTGACGAAGATTATGATCCTCTGTTCGAATTCGGATTTGGATTGGCTTTTTGAACCAACAAAATCTTCTTGACATTGGGGTGAGAAATAGTCAAAATTGTCGCGTTAAGGTTGGGATGAAGCTAGTGTATCAGTGGCCAAATACTTAATGGACTTTCCAGTAAAACATAATGTCTACTGGTTTGGCTCTAGTCGGCATGTATGTTGACTTAAAAAGGTGGCCCCATTTGTTGGGGGCACCTTTTTCTTTATTAATTGAAAACCAAGATTTGAACGAATAATGACACATTATCAGGCATACATCGGAGGCAACAGACAATGAAAAGATTTAGGAGCTTCAGTTTGACAACTCGCGCGGTTGGGATTGTTTTGACCGTTTTGGTCTTAGTTTCGGGTAGCTTGTGGGGAGTGACAACAGGCAAGCTCGCTGGGCGCGTGCTCGTCGCCGAAACCGGAGAGCCACTTGCCGGTGTCGATGTCGTTGTTGTTGGTACTGTTCTGGGTGCGGCAACTGATGCTGACGGAAACTACACAATTCTCAATGTCCCTCCCGGTACCTACTCCTTGCGAGCCTCCTACATAGGCTACGCCCAGACGACAGTTGAAGGCGTGAAGGTCAATCTTAATCTAACCACGACGGTTGATTACGGTCTGCAGGTGGAGGCGGTAGCTGGGGAAGAGGTTACGGTTGTGGCAGAGCGGCCGATCGTGCAGCCCGATATCTCAGCAAACATAGCCAATGTGAGTGCAGAAGATATTGAGTTTGTTCCTATAGCGGGCATCACAGAGTTCATCAATCTTCAGGCTGGTATTGAGCCGGGTATGAGAATCCGAGGCGCCGGGACCGATAACCTGGCCTTCGTTGTCGATGGAGCGTCTATGCGTGATGCCCGGAGTAATCGTCCCTTTTCCAACGTCAGTTATACCGCTATTGATGAGGTACAGATCCAGACAGGCGGATTCAGCGCCGAGTACGGTAATGTACAATCCGGGCTGATTAACGTGGTCACAAAAGACCCACCGCGTAACCGCTATATCGCAGATGTACTCTTGCGCTACACTCCAGCCCAGCCGATGAGTTTTGGGGGCACGGCAAAGGACGACAATGCTTACTACTGGCGCCCATACACCGACCCTGATGTGATGCTAGTGGGAACGGAAAACGGTCCCTGGGATACGTATACCCAGCGGCAATATCCTAAATTTGACGGATGGACCTCCTTCGCTGAGGGCAGTCCCCTGACAGCCGAGCAGCTCCAAGAGGTATTTGCGTGGCACACCCGGAAGAGCGTCGAGATTGAAGAACCCGAATATGATATTGATGCGACACTCGGTGGCCCGTTAGTTCCAGGACTTGGCGGATCGCTTGGGGGGCTCCGTTTCCTGGCATCCTATCGACAGACCCAGGATCCTTACCTCTTTCCACAGGCACGCAAGGTGGCAACGACTAACACTGCCCAACTCAAGTTGCTCGCTGATCTCGGACCCAGCATGAAGCTTACACTTTCAGCCCTTCGGGGGGAGGAGAGCGGCACGGCCCATGCGGCCTTTGCCACCGTAGAAAATGAGCTGCCCCAGGAGGGTGGCATTCCCTCGTATCCCTGGAGCCTGGGGGGCCAGATCGGGGAAGAAGAAGCTGGCAACAATATGTATAGTGAGCCTGGCGGTCATGTGGCCAGGAGCACGATTTTTGGCACTGACCGGTACGCCATTACCGATGTTACGCGCGCACAGTTCGGGGCATCGTTCACCCATGCTCTGAACTCAAGGACATTCTATCAGATCAGGTTGAACCGTATGGTATCCAACTACGATTCCCATCCGGACTCCCGGCGGGATGAACTGGAGTCGGTCGGCGAAGACAATGGAAATGCTCTCAAATCTTTTCAGATCTATGATAGTTCAGGCGTTGCGATTCCCGACAGTTTTTACTACCTCGATTCGGCGCCGTTCGGCTGGACCTCCAGCGGGACGAGCAATCCGGGGAGCGCCTTACGCCTGGGTGGTCACTGGGCCCGCGCCCGTGACACATCCGTTGTGGCGGTTACGACAATCAAGTTCGATCTCACCAACCAAATCAACAGCTTCAACGAGCTTCAGTCCGGCTTGGAGTTGATCCTTTACGACTTCGATATGAATTACGGATCGGATGACTCAGTCATTGTCCATATTGATCGGTCGAAGCAGCGTTGGGAGAGGAACACCACCCAGTTTGCTCTCTACGTACAGGATAAGCTGGAATTCAAAGGCATGATCGCCAATGTGGGACTGCGTCTGGACTACTACAATCCTGGCAAGGATTGGTGGAAATATGATGCTTTTGAACGGGTCTTCAATTCCAAAGGACGGGATACCAGGGATGATGAGCTGGAGAAGGAAGATACGGACAAGCAAACCGCGTTGAGTCCCCGCATCGGTGTCTCTTTCCCCATTACGGTCAACAGCAAGTTGTTCTTTAATTACGGGCACTTCCGTGATATCTTGGTGCAGCGGGAACAGTTCCAGATTTCCACCCAGTGGCAGGGGAATATTGGTAACATCGGCAATCCCAATCACCCGCTCAAGAAAACCGTGTCTTATGAGCTGGGCTACGAGCAGAACCTTCTCGACCAGTACCTGCTGAGATTGTCGGGGTACTACAATGATCGCAGCAATCTGCCCGAAGATGTCTATCGCCAAAGCATTGATGGGGAAGTGCACTATGTTGTGAGTCAGCCCAGGCATTATGGGGATGTCAGGGGTCTGGAAATCACGCTCAACAAAATCAGGGGTCGGTGGTTCCGCGGGTTCGTTAATTACACTTACATGGTTGAAAAGGAAGGTAATTTTGGCTTGCTGGCACAGTTTGAAAACGACGTCACGCAGCTGGACTATGAAAGGACTACCGAGGAGCATTACCAGCAGAAACCGATTGCACAACCTTTCGCCCGCGCTGACCTGGAGTTTATCTTGCCGGCGACCTTCGGACCCAGATTGATCGGGACACATCTCCTGGGCGACTGGCATTTGAATGTTCTGTCCAGTTGGCGAGCTGGCGATGTTTTCACCTGGGGCGGCAGAGGTGGTGTTCCCCCCGGCCTACGTGATAATGTCCGGATGAGGGATTTTATGTCCGTCGATCTCCGGTTCAGCAAGAATTTCGACCTCGGTTTGGGTCGGACCCAGTTCTTCGTCGACGTAGCCAATGTCTTCAATCTCAAGTACATGTATTTTCATCCAGACAACCGGCAGCCGTTTGAAGGCCTGGATGACGAGCTCCTGGACTACAGCCAATATATGGAATCGCTCCATCTTTCGAAGGATGTGTTTGAAGACATAGATAACGTGCCCTATATCTTCATCGATGGTGATGACCGGCCCGGCGACTACCGCAATGCGGGGGTAGCCTTTGTGCCTATCGAGATCACCGCGGACAAGGATAATCTCCCCACTTTTGACTATTTAGAGCCAGACCGCAGGGTGCTCGGCTGGGTGGAAGGAGATAAAACAGGGGAAGGTACCTATTACGAGTACAATAAGAATACGGATACCTGGGAGACTGCGAGCTCCAGCTTCGTGGATCAAGTACTCGATGACAAGGCGTACATCGATATGCCGAATGAGACCTACCGGACTTTCCTCAATCCGCGGAAAATCCTCTTCGGAATCAGGGTTTCGTTCTGAAATTGACGCTGGTAAATAGCCATTAGCATTATGTACTAACTTTCAAAAAAGGAGCAAAAGCATGAATGTGACCGATCATCACTTCTTTCATCCTGCCACTCGGCAGGTCCACGGTCGAGCCCTCTCTGCCCTTTTCGTAGTACTTCTTATGTTCGGGGGTGTGGACAGGTTGCAGGCTCAGTTCTCGTTTAAATGGATGAATGTGGGTTCCATGTCATCGCCTTACTCCGAAGCAGGCGCTGTGAGGGAGGAGGAACCCCCTGGCGTGACCAACGCGCCCGTCCAATGGCCCGCCATTGACTTGGAACCGGGCAATACGAGGGCTGGTGGGCTTTGGGTAGCTGCCACCAACTTCACGGACGAGGACGGTAGAACTTATCCCGTAAAGGTTGCCCATGTGGGGCCTCGTTCAGGTGGAGAGGTCCAATTCTTTCCAAAGAGTATAGAGGTGAACAGTCGTTTCGAGGCGCCTGAGGTAACCGTGGATGGCGCCAGGTCCTTCCGAAGGTATGTCTTCGTTGACAATGTCGATGCGACGATGAAGCCTGATCGAACTATAGTCAACATGAATACGAACCGGCTAGGGGTTGATATGGAGCAGACGATCAGTGCCTTCAGCCAGGAATTTCACGACAACTATCATATCATCGAATACAAGTTCACCAACACAGGCATCGTGGATAGTGATCAGTCCATTGAGGTCGAGCAAACCCTGAATGGATTCTACGTCATGTTCATTTCTCGCTATGCCATCCATGCCGGTTCGAGTTGGACGAGGGGCGGCGGTGCTCCATGGGGCAAGTTTACGATGAACGATGCCGTGGGCGATGGCCATGAGGACTACGATGTGGATTTCAGGGCCCAGTTCGTCTGGGCGGGTCTTAATCCTGATCAAACAGCTTTCAACACATTGGGCGGCCCACAATGGAATTCGACTGACTGGTCGGCAGCGGATGACACTCTTGGGCGGCTGGCTGCTGCGCAGATGGTGGGCCGGGTCACGATCCATGCGGATAAATCGGTGACGGACCGCAGTGATGATCCCGGTCAACCTTC from Candidatus Neomarinimicrobiota bacterium encodes:
- a CDS encoding glycoside hydrolase family 3 N-terminal domain-containing protein codes for the protein MIRRKYSKTLSYRLSLVAFLLLLTLPNCAEKPPQVSPDFEDLDEALYGDASRPADERIDDLLSRMTLDEKVGQMTQVGRQFLNDEEDIGIYFLGSLLSGGGSTPEVNEPAAWAEMYDRFQGAALSTRLGIPLIYGIDAVHGNNNVRGATIFPHNIGLGCANNPDLVRRVARATALEVAATGVDWTFGPCIAVPRDERWGRTYEGFAEEPQIVSRLAEAAVLGLQSDQLDNPSTILACAKHFVGDGGTTWGTGMDGKSDRGDAQISEEELRRIHLPGYVAAIEAGVGSIMASFNSWNGERCHGSRYLLTDLLKGELGFEGFVVSDWEGIDQLEGDYKSNIVTSINAGIDMVMVPGAVKWGGQSYVDFIKLLKEAVAEGSIPTDRVDDAVRRILRLKFKMGLFEAPFSDSSLLGSVGSDEHRALARESVRESIVLLKNDDGLLPLSKDLNRIHVAGKNANDLGHQCGGWTISWQGDSGRITEGTTVIEGIQQIVSATTTVTFSEDGSGAEGADAGVVVIGETPYAEGEGDREDLSLDQRDIDAIERVKGAGIPVVVIIISGRPLIIEAELDNWEALIAAWLPGTEGQGVADVLFGDYDPTGKLSISWPRTMSQIPINIGDEDYDPLFEFGFGLAF
- a CDS encoding TonB-dependent receptor, whose amino-acid sequence is MKRFRSFSLTTRAVGIVLTVLVLVSGSLWGVTTGKLAGRVLVAETGEPLAGVDVVVVGTVLGAATDADGNYTILNVPPGTYSLRASYIGYAQTTVEGVKVNLNLTTTVDYGLQVEAVAGEEVTVVAERPIVQPDISANIANVSAEDIEFVPIAGITEFINLQAGIEPGMRIRGAGTDNLAFVVDGASMRDARSNRPFSNVSYTAIDEVQIQTGGFSAEYGNVQSGLINVVTKDPPRNRYIADVLLRYTPAQPMSFGGTAKDDNAYYWRPYTDPDVMLVGTENGPWDTYTQRQYPKFDGWTSFAEGSPLTAEQLQEVFAWHTRKSVEIEEPEYDIDATLGGPLVPGLGGSLGGLRFLASYRQTQDPYLFPQARKVATTNTAQLKLLADLGPSMKLTLSALRGEESGTAHAAFATVENELPQEGGIPSYPWSLGGQIGEEEAGNNMYSEPGGHVARSTIFGTDRYAITDVTRAQFGASFTHALNSRTFYQIRLNRMVSNYDSHPDSRRDELESVGEDNGNALKSFQIYDSSGVAIPDSFYYLDSAPFGWTSSGTSNPGSALRLGGHWARARDTSVVAVTTIKFDLTNQINSFNELQSGLELILYDFDMNYGSDDSVIVHIDRSKQRWERNTTQFALYVQDKLEFKGMIANVGLRLDYYNPGKDWWKYDAFERVFNSKGRDTRDDELEKEDTDKQTALSPRIGVSFPITVNSKLFFNYGHFRDILVQREQFQISTQWQGNIGNIGNPNHPLKKTVSYELGYEQNLLDQYLLRLSGYYNDRSNLPEDVYRQSIDGEVHYVVSQPRHYGDVRGLEITLNKIRGRWFRGFVNYTYMVEKEGNFGLLAQFENDVTQLDYERTTEEHYQQKPIAQPFARADLEFILPATFGPRLIGTHLLGDWHLNVLSSWRAGDVFTWGGRGGVPPGLRDNVRMRDFMSVDLRFSKNFDLGLGRTQFFVDVANVFNLKYMYFHPDNRQPFEGLDDELLDYSQYMESLHLSKDVFEDIDNVPYIFIDGDDRPGDYRNAGVAFVPIEITADKDNLPTFDYLEPDRRVLGWVEGDKTGEGTYYEYNKNTDTWETASSSFVDQVLDDKAYIDMPNETYRTFLNPRKILFGIRVSF